The sequence TCGGATCCCGTCGTGCGCAAGGCGCTGTCCCTGCTGGTCGACCGAGAATCCGTCAAGAAGGCGATCTACGGCCGTGCCGGCCGCACCACCGCGAACTTCCTCAACGGCCCCGAAAAGTTCGTATCCAAGAACACGAACTGGGAATTCAACATCGAGAAGGCTGCCAAGATGCTCGACGACGCCGGCTGGAAGCCCGGCGCCGACGGCATCCGCGAGAAGGACGGCAAGAAGCTGAAGATCCTGTACCAGACCTCGATCAACGGTCCGCGCCAGAAGACCCAGGCCATCGTCAAGCAGGCCTGTCAGAAGGCCGGCATTGAGGTCGAGTTGAAGTCGGTCGTCGCCTCGGTGTTTTTCTCCTCCGACGTCGCCAATCCGGACACCTATCCGAAGTTCTACGCCGACATCGAGATGTTCCAGATCCCGCTCAGCCAGCCGGATCCGTCGCAGCACATGCGCCGCTACCTGTCCACCAGCGTCGCCACCAAGGAGAACAAGTGGCAGGGCACCAACTTCCCGCGCTGGGTCAACAAGGACTATGACGACGCAATCAACGCGGCCGACATGGAGATGGACCCGGTCAAGCGCGCCGCGCACTACATCAAGGCCAACGACCTGATGTGGCAGGACACCGTGTTCATCCCCGTGATGCATCGTCTCAAGGTCGAGGCGGCCGCGAACAATTTGCGTCCGGTGATTTCAGGTTGGGCCAACGAAACCGACAATCTGTTCGACTGGTACCGCGAGGAATGATCCCCCAAAACTAGACGGGGCCCTTCCCTCATGAGCCAATACGTCCTGCGTCGCCTGATGATCGCGATTCCGAGCCTGCTCGGAATCTCGGTCGTGCTGTTCGTCGTGCTCGCGCTTGCGCCCGGCGATCCATTCTCCGAGCTGGCGACCAATCCGAACGTGCCACCCGAAGTGCAGGCCGCACTTCGGGCCAAGTTCGGCCTCGACGATCCGATCTATCTTCGCTATTTGCACTGGCTCAACGCCATGCTGCATGGCGACTGGGGCTTCTCCTTCGTCAGCCGGATGGACGTCGACACGCTGATCCTCCAGCGCCTGCCGGCGACGCTCTACGTGATCGGATCGGCGCAGCTCCTGGCGCTCATGATCGCGATCCCCGTCGGCGTCTACGCCGCGACCCGGCCTTATTCGTTGTTCGACCAGATTGCGAATACGCTCGCCTTCGTCGGATTCTCGCTGCCGACCTTCTTCACCGGCATCCTGTTCATCCTGATCTTCTCGGTCACGCTGGACTGGCTGCCTTTCGTCTATACCACCGAAATCAAGGCAACTGGCATCCGCTGGGTTCTGGAGATGATCAGGCAGGCGATCATGCCGGTGGCGGTGCTCGGCCTGTTCCAGGCGGCGTCGATGACTCGCTTCGTACGCTCGGCAATGCTCGACGTCATCCGGCTCGACTACGTCACGACGGCGCGGGCCAAGGGCCTCGGCCAAGCCAAGGTCATCGTCAAGCATGTCATGCGCAACGCCATGATCCCGGTCGTGACGCTGATCGCGTTGCAGATGCCCGCGGTGTTCGGCGGCGCCATCGTCACCGAGCAGATCTTCCGCATCCCCGGCATCGGCTCGCTGTTGATCTCCTCCATTCTCTCCAACGACACGCCGGTGGTGATGGCCGTCACCTTCGTCTTCGCGTGCCTCGTTGTGCTGTTCAATCTCATCGCGGACGTGCTTTATGGCTGGCTTGACCCTCGCATCTCCCTCCGCTGAGCGGCGGGTCTACTCGCCCTGGCGCGAGACGTGGCGGCGCTATAGCCGCCACAAGCTTGCTGTGGTCAGCGCGTTCCTCCTTCTCATTCTGGTCTTGGCGGTGGTGCTCGGACCCTTCGTCTGGCGGGTCAAGATCGACGAGATCGATATCGTCGCCGGCATGCAGGGTCCGTCGCTGGCGCAT comes from Bradyrhizobium sp. CCGE-LA001 and encodes:
- a CDS encoding ABC transporter permease; this translates as MSQYVLRRLMIAIPSLLGISVVLFVVLALAPGDPFSELATNPNVPPEVQAALRAKFGLDDPIYLRYLHWLNAMLHGDWGFSFVSRMDVDTLILQRLPATLYVIGSAQLLALMIAIPVGVYAATRPYSLFDQIANTLAFVGFSLPTFFTGILFILIFSVTLDWLPFVYTTEIKATGIRWVLEMIRQAIMPVAVLGLFQAASMTRFVRSAMLDVIRLDYVTTARAKGLGQAKVIVKHVMRNAMIPVVTLIALQMPAVFGGAIVTEQIFRIPGIGSLLISSILSNDTPVVMAVTFVFACLVVLFNLIADVLYGWLDPRISLR